One window of Acanthochromis polyacanthus isolate Apoly-LR-REF ecotype Palm Island chromosome 19, KAUST_Apoly_ChrSc, whole genome shotgun sequence genomic DNA carries:
- the LOC110960135 gene encoding stonustoxin subunit beta-like produces MWSVTVCLSAGTDMASDTMTVAALSRPFTLGMFYDAVKDELIPGLTLWDANTLKDNTVENSQHSSNFQISTSDTTESKSSLLSIEASLKASFLAGLVEVEGSAKYLNDQKRFKNQSRVTFQYKATTNFKQLNMADLSTLDKEQKSIIQRSSATHVVTAILYGANAFFVFDSEKVEASSVQEMEGSMRALIKKIPAFDVEGKVDLKLTDEEKALTQKFSCKFYGDFILESNPSTFEEAVNAYVGLPKLLGEEGENSVPLTVWMMPLKNLDPEVPDLINDISVGLVIEIEDTLDDLSQMESRCNDSLDEKVVGHFPSLKDGLTRFQKLCSYYKADLQKTMEKTLPSIREGKEDESSLRQVFEERKKSPFSHNKLSKWLDCKEREVNVVRSCLMTMKDTKIVADQTELERELLTPNAGLSYCFVFTSLETADPCLDDMRNYLDGQKSGSSKPTYISDDVIKQMRKKAYYFKSFENRVRSSFKKFLVTAILNKKYPGASIYKYEQGVLVDDNFQPPSNQ; encoded by the exons ATGTGGTCAGTTACTGTATGTTTGTCTGCAGGAACAGACATGGCCTCAGATACCATGACGGTGGCGGCTCTGAGTCGACCTTTCACCCTCGGGATGTTCTACGATGCTGTGAAAGACGAACTGATTCCAG GTCTCACACTGTGGGATGCCAATACTCTAAAAGACAACACAGTTGAGAACTCTCAGCACAGCAGTAACTTTCAGATTTCTACCTCTGACACCACTGAGTCCAAGTCCTCATTGCTGAGTATTGAGGCTTCTTTGAAAGCCAGTTTCTTGGCTGGACTGGTGGAAGTCGAAGGATCCGCCAAGTATCTAAACGATCAGAAGAGGTTCAAGAATCAGAGCAGAGTGACTTTTCAGTACAAAGCTACCACCAACTTCAAACAGCTGAACATGGCTGACCTCAGCACTCTGGACAAAGAGCAGAAAAGTATTATTCAGAGAAGCTCGGCCACACATGTGGTCACCGCCATCCTTTATGGGGCGAatgctttctttgtgtttgacaGCGAGAAGGTAGAAGCTAGCAGCGTTCAGGAAATGGAAGGCAGCATGCGAGCTCTGATTAAGAAGATTCCTGCTTTTGATGTTGAAGGGAAAGTTGACTTGAAGCTGACAGATGAAGAAAAAGCCCTGACTCAGAAATTCTCTTGTAAATTCTACGGAGACTTCATCCTTGAAAGCAACCCTTCAACATTCGAAGAGGCAGTCAATGCTTATGTAGGACTACCAAAGCTGctgggagaagaaggagaaaactCTGTTCCTCTGACGGTCTGGATGATGCCGCTGAAGAATCTGGATCCTGAAGTTCCTGATTTGATAAATGACATCAGCGTTGGGTTGGTGATTGAAATTGAAGACACCCTGGATGACCTGAGTCAGATGGAATCCAGATGCAACGATTCCCTGGATGAGAAAGTGGTGGGACATTTTCCATCTCTTAAAGATGGGTTGACACGTTTCCAAAAGCTGTGCAGTTATTACAAAGCTGATCTCCAGAAGACCATGGAGAAGACACTTCCCTCCATCCGTGAAGGCAAAGAGGACGAGAGCTCACTGAGACAAGTCtttgaggagagaaaaaaatcaccgTTCAGTCATAATAAACTAAGCAAGTGGCTGGACTGCAAAGAGAGGGAGGTCAACGTGGTCCGGTCCTGTTTGATGACAATGAAGGACACAAAGATTGTCGCAGATCAGACGGAGCTGGAAAGAGAGCTTCTCACACCTAATGCAGGTCTCAGTTACTGCTTCGTTTTCACCTCTCTGGAAACTGCTGACCCCTGCCTGGACGACATGAGAAACTACCTGGATGGACAGAAGTCAGGAAGCTCAAAGCCCACGTATATCTCAGATGATGTTATAAAGCAAATGAGAAAGAAGGCTTATTATTTCAAAAGCTTTGAAAATCGTGTTAGAAGTTCATTCAAAAAATTCCTTGTAACAGCCATCTTAAACAAGAAGTACCCAGGAGCATCCATCTACAAATACGAGCAAGGTGTTCTGGTCGATGACAACTTTCAGCCTCCTTCAAACCAGTAG